Proteins encoded within one genomic window of Flavobacterium gilvum:
- a CDS encoding SH3 domain-containing protein: MKQCIFFFFILICSFTTYSQNYYKEGDKCFEEGDYTCAETKYKELYKSAASETDMQFGEIKIQRAKLCKDNLKIANQEFASLNYAKAKEKYQAILDSNPKDVYAKSQIDKCDTKINEAETTRLNNTSTPTSVPTGAPKQSNSKVTKTDILKREAKMRESDSPFAKILYVLPAGKQVNIKGKTSSDYYKVEYNGKIGYINEVYFMNSEPIQNTDNPTTSTVTEPEPTITAKPKKLPPFSSLGIHSGEIAKYGLLYESGGNKTVGFHISARTSFTPEEDILNGSGIENKTEIELGPNFRLSNRLYLNIGAGYGYYDKVIRNDYAGTLSLEKTGYLVTSSGLMIRINRVININGGVSFMDIYNAFYKPEITFGVSFNLKK; encoded by the coding sequence ATGAAACAATGTATATTCTTTTTTTTTATATTAATATGTTCATTTACAACATATTCTCAAAACTATTATAAAGAAGGAGATAAATGTTTTGAAGAGGGTGACTACACTTGTGCTGAAACCAAATACAAAGAATTATATAAATCAGCAGCTAGTGAAACAGATATGCAATTTGGTGAAATAAAAATTCAAAGAGCTAAATTGTGCAAGGACAATTTAAAAATAGCCAATCAAGAATTTGCATCTCTAAATTATGCAAAAGCGAAAGAAAAATATCAAGCTATTTTAGATTCCAATCCAAAAGATGTATATGCTAAAAGTCAAATAGATAAATGCGATACTAAAATAAATGAAGCAGAAACAACAAGATTAAATAATACTTCAACTCCTACTAGTGTTCCTACGGGTGCTCCTAAGCAAAGCAATTCAAAAGTAACAAAAACCGATATTTTAAAGAGGGAAGCAAAAATGCGTGAATCAGATAGTCCATTTGCCAAAATACTATATGTTTTACCCGCTGGAAAACAAGTCAACATAAAAGGTAAAACAAGCAGCGATTATTACAAAGTAGAATATAATGGAAAAATTGGATATATCAATGAAGTGTATTTTATGAATAGTGAACCTATACAAAATACTGATAATCCAACAACTTCAACCGTTACTGAACCGGAACCTACAATAACAGCCAAACCAAAAAAATTACCTCCATTTTCTAGTCTTGGCATCCACAGTGGTGAAATCGCAAAATATGGTTTGCTCTACGAAAGTGGTGGGAACAAAACTGTTGGATTTCATATTTCAGCTAGAACTAGTTTTACACCTGAAGAGGATATTCTAAATGGTTCAGGTATAGAGAACAAAACAGAAATAGAATTAGGTCCAAATTTTAGGCTGTCTAACCGGCTATATTTGAATATAGGAGCTGGTTATGGTTATTACGACAAAGTTATTCGTAACGATTATGCAGGCACTTTATCTCTGGAAAAAACGGGTTATTTGGTAACTTCTTCAGGATTAATGATACGAATCAACAGGGTTATTAATATCAATGGAGGAGTCTCTTTTATGGATATATATAATGCGTTTTACAAACCTGAAATAACTTTTGGGGTATCATTTAATCTTAAGAAATAA